In one window of Agrobacterium larrymoorei DNA:
- a CDS encoding ATP-binding protein, producing the protein MIAEVLIFVPSVANMRLSWLRDRLNTAAAAGVVIDGLQTELPRSVQNDTLLATGAKLIALKKDGTSTLLAATEVPPSVDDQYDLSDVSQLTAVRDAFSVLLFGGNRVIRVFDVIGDSNMIIEIVIGEHKLRAAMIAYAGNVLMISIALSLITASLIFVSINRILIRPIRRLTLGMQTFSEQPDDPASLFKPEEGTDELAVAGRHLADMQAQLQKTLRQQKNLADLGLAVSKINHDMRNILSSAQLMSDRLVDVEDPMVRSFAPKLLRTIDRAVGYTSEVLAYGQATEGAPKRRIIELDELVQDVKDILAIDPESGIEFIDNVPADLRIDADSEQLFRVLYNICRNAVQALQQASTEDYPVKRLIIAAQRNEDVVSIVIDDNGPGMPQKARENLFSAFRGSARSGGTGLGLVIARELVLSHRGTIALVEKSDRGTQFRIEITDRPQPQSQAAAG; encoded by the coding sequence ATGATTGCCGAAGTTCTGATCTTCGTGCCCTCGGTTGCCAATATGCGGCTTTCCTGGCTGCGCGACAGGCTCAATACCGCCGCTGCGGCAGGCGTGGTCATAGACGGGCTCCAGACCGAACTTCCCCGCAGCGTTCAGAACGATACGCTGCTGGCAACTGGTGCCAAGCTGATCGCGCTGAAAAAGGACGGCACCTCCACGCTGCTTGCCGCAACCGAAGTGCCGCCAAGCGTGGACGATCAGTACGATCTCTCGGATGTCTCGCAACTGACAGCCGTTCGCGATGCTTTCTCCGTGCTGCTTTTCGGCGGCAACCGCGTCATTCGCGTCTTCGATGTCATCGGCGACAGCAATATGATCATCGAGATCGTCATCGGCGAGCACAAGCTGCGCGCCGCGATGATTGCTTATGCAGGCAACGTCCTGATGATTTCGATTGCGCTCTCGCTGATCACCGCCAGCCTGATTTTCGTCTCGATCAACCGCATCCTCATCCGCCCCATCCGCCGCCTGACGCTTGGCATGCAGACCTTCTCCGAACAGCCGGACGATCCTGCAAGTCTGTTCAAGCCGGAGGAAGGCACTGACGAACTTGCGGTCGCCGGGCGGCATTTGGCGGATATGCAGGCGCAGCTGCAAAAGACGCTGAGACAGCAGAAGAACCTTGCCGATCTCGGTCTCGCCGTTTCCAAGATCAATCACGATATGCGCAACATTCTCTCCTCCGCGCAGCTGATGTCCGACAGGCTGGTGGATGTCGAGGACCCGATGGTCAGAAGCTTCGCGCCGAAGCTGTTGCGCACCATCGACCGCGCCGTCGGCTATACGAGCGAAGTTCTGGCCTATGGTCAGGCCACCGAAGGCGCCCCGAAGCGTCGCATCATCGAACTCGATGAGCTGGTGCAGGATGTGAAAGACATCCTCGCCATCGATCCCGAAAGCGGGATAGAATTCATCGATAATGTTCCCGCAGATCTCAGGATCGATGCCGATAGCGAGCAGCTTTTCAGGGTGCTGTACAATATCTGTAGAAACGCCGTGCAAGCGCTTCAGCAAGCCAGCACGGAGGATTACCCCGTAAAACGCCTGATAATCGCCGCACAGCGCAATGAAGACGTCGTCAGCATCGTCATTGACGACAATGGTCCCGGCATGCCTCAAAAGGCCCGCGAGAACCTCTTCTCCGCCTTCCGCGGTTCGGCCCGCTCCGGCGGAACGGGGCTCGGCCTCGTCATCGCACGCGAGCTCGTCCTTTCCCACCGGGGAACCATCGCCCTCGTCGAAAAATCCGACCGAGGCACCCAGTTCCGCATCGAAATCACCGACCGCCCCCAGCCCCAGTCGCAAGCCGCCGCAGGTTGA
- a CDS encoding alpha/beta hydrolase — MAARLVAFVTMLAVLASCGGRPIGVMTPTGQVVAGTTPVSLLVATTRAPSDDKAILFGGERGTGLKVDAVTVSIPPDANRKAGQVQWPKKLPADPLKDFTTISVAPVTSEAETRSWIRQHSPKDRRVLVFVHGFNNRYEESVYRFAQIVHDSGTDVVPVVFTWPSRASIFDYNYDKESTNYSRDALEEMLTRLAKDSSVSDITVMAHSMGTWLAVEALRQMAIRNKRVLPKINNVILAAPDLDVDVFGRQYASLGKDKPKFTLFVSQDDRALSLSRRISGNVDRLGQIDPSAEPYRSELEKAGITVLDLTKLQSGDRLNHGKFAESPEVVRLIGDRLIAGQTVTDSDVGLGEAIGAVGIGAAQTVGTAASVAISAPIAVFDPRTRENYGRQVERLGRSVENTVGSVGDTATSVVDPQANSGRRASSDCSQGVNRGTSECRDR, encoded by the coding sequence ATGGCCGCAAGGCTTGTTGCTTTTGTCACTATGCTTGCAGTTCTAGCCAGTTGCGGTGGCAGGCCAATCGGGGTCATGACGCCGACGGGGCAGGTGGTTGCGGGGACGACGCCTGTTAGCCTGCTGGTGGCGACCACGCGGGCGCCTTCCGATGACAAGGCCATTCTGTTTGGAGGCGAGCGCGGTACGGGCTTGAAGGTGGATGCTGTTACCGTGTCCATCCCGCCGGATGCCAATCGCAAGGCGGGGCAGGTGCAGTGGCCGAAGAAACTTCCGGCAGATCCGCTGAAGGATTTCACCACGATTTCGGTTGCGCCGGTCACGTCCGAAGCCGAAACGCGAAGCTGGATCAGGCAGCACAGTCCCAAAGATCGCCGCGTGCTGGTCTTCGTGCATGGCTTCAACAATCGATACGAGGAATCGGTCTATCGCTTTGCCCAGATCGTCCATGATTCCGGCACGGATGTCGTGCCGGTGGTCTTCACATGGCCGTCACGCGCCAGCATCTTCGATTACAATTATGACAAGGAAAGCACGAATTACTCGCGCGATGCGCTGGAAGAGATGCTGACCCGTCTGGCAAAGGACAGCTCCGTCAGCGATATCACCGTCATGGCCCATTCCATGGGAACCTGGCTTGCGGTGGAAGCCCTGCGCCAGATGGCGATCCGCAACAAACGCGTGCTGCCGAAGATCAACAATGTCATCCTCGCCGCGCCCGATCTGGATGTGGATGTGTTTGGCCGCCAATATGCAAGCCTCGGCAAGGATAAGCCCAAATTCACCCTGTTCGTTTCGCAGGATGACCGCGCACTCAGCCTCTCGCGCCGCATCTCCGGCAATGTGGATCGTCTCGGCCAGATCGATCCTTCCGCAGAACCCTATCGCAGCGAGCTGGAAAAGGCTGGGATCACCGTTCTCGACCTGACGAAACTCCAGTCGGGAGATCGTCTGAACCACGGCAAATTCGCCGAAAGTCCCGAAGTCGTGCGCCTGATTGGAGATCGCCTCATTGCGGGCCAGACGGTGACGGACTCGGATGTCGGTTTGGGCGAAGCCATCGGGGCCGTAGGCATCGGTGCCGCACAAACGGTCGGCACCGCGGCCAGCGTCGCCATCAGCGCGCCGATTGCAGTGTTCGACCCGCGCACCCGCGAGAATTACGGTCGCCAGGTCGAACGGCTCGGTCGCTCCGTGGAGAACACTGTCGGCTCCGTCGGCGATACCGCAACAAGCGTTGTCGATCCGCAAGCCAACTCCGGCAGGCGCGCATCCAGCGATTGCTCGCAAGGCGTCAATCGAGGCACCTCCGAGTGCCGGGACAGATAA
- a CDS encoding methyl-accepting chemotaxis protein has translation MKIRSKINLLVGLLSLVACSIGGLSIYAINKYHDQALALDSVADRARHGETLNRLVTAVVMEARGVYAAKDTAAAAKFSDGIVKNLDDMAALLKEWKPQVPAYQAASFDNIEKRFAEFRTFRTETARLGREVSPQDANTQGNNEANRENRKAYQTEIDAVVKNDLKELDTIKADIEDFGELILLAVGLVTVIGVAAGTIGGLYIGSRQLSAPILKVSEVMNAVADGNLDTDVPYLDRKDEIGEMAAAVEVFKRNGLEVRRMNAQETAMRAKSDDLQAGMAEVVGAAAQGDFGRRITKDYGDDNLNRFARNINDLLTSVDSGVSETGRVMANLAHGDLTQSMNGNFHGVFAELQANVNETLSKLKATMSEVRGSTESINGNANELRAAADDLSKRTEQQAAALEETSAALDEITAVVKNSTERAQEASTMVSETKEKTAHSAKVVRDAVNAMGRIEQASREISQIINVIDEIAFQTNLLALNAGVEAARAGEAGKGFAVVAQEVRELAQRSANAAKDIKALITKSGHEVGNGVTLVQQTGAALDEIETRVLSINDHIHSIATAAKEQSTGLQEVNTAINQMDQVTQRNAAMVEETSAATHKLSGEAATLVSLVGRFRLGNETSSASAYAAPARPSSATAKSAPVASPARKMMGSVARAFSGSAAVAQSRDEWQEF, from the coding sequence GTGAAAATCCGGAGTAAGATCAATCTTCTAGTTGGGCTGTTGAGCCTCGTTGCTTGCAGCATCGGCGGTCTCTCCATCTACGCGATCAATAAATATCACGATCAGGCGCTTGCGCTCGACAGTGTTGCAGATCGCGCCCGCCACGGCGAAACCCTCAACCGTCTCGTAACCGCAGTCGTCATGGAAGCACGCGGTGTCTACGCCGCAAAGGATACGGCTGCTGCCGCCAAATTTTCCGATGGCATCGTCAAAAACCTGGATGACATGGCGGCACTGCTGAAGGAGTGGAAGCCGCAGGTTCCCGCTTATCAGGCCGCTTCCTTCGACAATATCGAGAAGCGTTTCGCCGAATTCCGCACCTTCCGCACGGAAACCGCGCGCCTTGGCCGGGAAGTGAGCCCTCAGGACGCCAATACGCAAGGCAACAACGAGGCCAACCGCGAAAACCGCAAGGCCTATCAGACGGAAATCGACGCGGTCGTCAAAAACGACCTCAAGGAACTCGATACGATCAAGGCCGACATCGAAGATTTCGGCGAACTGATTTTACTCGCCGTCGGTCTCGTCACGGTCATCGGTGTCGCCGCCGGCACGATCGGCGGTCTTTATATCGGCTCCAGACAGCTGAGCGCGCCGATCCTCAAGGTATCGGAAGTCATGAATGCGGTGGCTGACGGAAATCTCGATACGGACGTGCCCTATCTCGACCGCAAGGACGAAATCGGCGAAATGGCCGCAGCCGTCGAAGTCTTCAAGCGCAATGGGCTTGAAGTGCGCCGCATGAACGCGCAGGAAACCGCCATGCGCGCCAAGAGCGACGACCTTCAGGCCGGTATGGCGGAAGTCGTGGGCGCGGCAGCGCAAGGGGACTTCGGTCGTCGCATCACCAAGGATTACGGCGACGACAATCTCAACCGCTTCGCCAGAAACATCAACGATCTCCTGACCAGCGTCGATAGCGGCGTGTCCGAAACAGGTCGCGTCATGGCAAATCTCGCCCATGGCGATTTGACGCAATCGATGAATGGCAACTTCCACGGGGTGTTTGCCGAACTTCAGGCCAACGTCAACGAAACGCTTTCCAAGCTGAAAGCCACCATGTCGGAAGTGCGCGGCAGCACCGAAAGCATCAATGGCAACGCCAACGAACTCCGCGCGGCTGCCGACGACCTCTCCAAGCGCACCGAGCAGCAGGCGGCAGCTCTCGAGGAGACCTCAGCCGCGCTGGACGAGATCACCGCTGTCGTGAAGAATTCCACGGAGCGCGCCCAGGAGGCCAGCACCATGGTTTCCGAAACCAAGGAAAAGACGGCCCATTCCGCAAAGGTCGTCCGCGATGCGGTCAATGCCATGGGCCGTATCGAGCAGGCCTCGCGTGAAATCAGTCAGATCATCAACGTGATCGACGAGATCGCATTCCAGACCAATCTTCTGGCTCTCAATGCGGGTGTGGAAGCGGCGCGCGCGGGTGAAGCGGGCAAAGGCTTTGCCGTCGTGGCACAGGAAGTGCGTGAGCTTGCGCAGCGTTCCGCCAATGCGGCGAAGGATATCAAGGCGCTCATTACCAAGTCCGGTCATGAAGTCGGCAACGGCGTGACGCTGGTGCAGCAGACGGGGGCTGCACTGGATGAGATCGAGACGCGCGTCTTGAGCATCAACGATCACATCCATTCCATTGCCACCGCTGCCAAAGAGCAGTCCACCGGTCTGCAGGAAGTCAATACGGCCATCAACCAGATGGATCAGGTAACCCAGCGCAATGCGGCCATGGTGGAGGAAACCTCCGCCGCCACCCACAAGCTGAGTGGCGAAGCAGCCACGCTGGTCTCGCTGGTCGGTCGCTTCCGCCTCGGCAACGAGACCTCTTCAGCCTCTGCCTATGCGGCACCGGCACGGCCTTCTTCCGCCACCGCGAAGTCCGCTCCGGTCGCCTCACCGGCCCGCAAGATGATGGGCAGCGTCGCCCGCGCCTTCAGCGGCTCCGCTGCCGTTGCGCAGAGCAGGGACGAGTGGCAGGAGTTCTGA
- a CDS encoding cupin domain-containing protein, protein MPDQSLTLKDMIGGWFIGDFEPSVIKTDAFEVGVKSYSAGDRDPAHYHKIAREITLVISGKVRMLDKDWEQGSIIDIEPGVVNAFEALTDATLAVVKVPSARDDKYLV, encoded by the coding sequence ATGCCTGATCAATCCCTGACCCTCAAGGACATGATCGGCGGTTGGTTCATCGGCGACTTCGAGCCCTCCGTCATCAAGACGGATGCTTTCGAAGTCGGCGTGAAGTCTTACAGCGCCGGTGATCGGGATCCTGCTCACTACCACAAGATCGCGCGTGAAATTACGCTTGTCATCTCTGGCAAGGTCCGCATGCTGGACAAGGACTGGGAACAGGGCAGCATTATCGATATCGAACCCGGTGTCGTGAACGCTTTCGAGGCGCTGACAGATGCCACCTTGGCGGTGGTCAAGGTTCCGAGCGCGCGGGACGATAAATATCTGGTCTGA
- a CDS encoding phosphodiesterase, whose amino-acid sequence MMQVLSHRGYWKEPAEKNSVEAFVRSFSLGFGTETDLRDSLVDGVPAIVVSHDIPKGGELSFKALLRIAKEHGSPTLALNIKADGLHDLIAETLKEEGYDNYFLFDSSVPDLIQGVKRQLVSYTRLSEYEPVASLYEDPGVSGVWVDIFKPGRWYDAALIEGLLADGKSVALVAPDLHHRHDEFDTFLEWLVSTGLNERDRLSICTDRPEYAQEKLFNQEKRT is encoded by the coding sequence GTGATGCAGGTTCTCAGCCACAGAGGCTATTGGAAAGAGCCCGCTGAAAAGAATTCGGTCGAAGCCTTCGTGCGGTCGTTTTCGCTGGGCTTCGGCACGGAAACGGATTTGCGCGATAGTCTGGTCGATGGTGTTCCGGCAATCGTCGTCTCCCACGATATTCCTAAAGGCGGCGAGTTGTCCTTCAAGGCGCTTCTCCGCATCGCCAAAGAGCACGGCTCGCCGACACTCGCTCTCAACATCAAGGCAGACGGCCTGCACGATCTCATCGCTGAAACGCTGAAGGAGGAGGGGTACGACAATTATTTCCTCTTCGACAGTTCGGTCCCGGATCTGATCCAAGGCGTCAAGCGGCAACTGGTCTCCTATACTCGGCTTAGCGAGTATGAGCCCGTGGCATCGCTCTATGAGGATCCGGGCGTCAGCGGCGTTTGGGTCGATATTTTCAAACCCGGTCGCTGGTACGATGCCGCCCTCATCGAAGGGCTTCTGGCGGATGGAAAATCCGTCGCGCTTGTCGCGCCCGATCTCCACCACCGGCACGACGAATTCGACACTTTTCTGGAGTGGCTCGTGTCGACTGGCCTCAACGAAAGAGACCGACTTTCGATCTGCACCGACCGACCGGAATACGCTCAAGAGAAATTATTTAATCAGGAAAAACGAACATGA
- a CDS encoding 4-hydroxyproline epimerase, with amino-acid sequence MRWKRTLQLLDVHCEGEIGRVATGGVPKIPGATVAEQLHWLNTDPKGEELRRFLTLEPRGTPIGSVNLLLPPKHPDADAAFVILQPDQAHASSGSNSICATTALLESGMVEMKEPETIVMLETAAGLVKATATCRDGRCEKVKLTMVPSFVHELDVEIDTPDWGRIRMDISYGGIFYALVDVKQIGLTIDKANAAKLVAAGMVLKDIVNRDIPVVHPEIPAISGVAYVMFRDTEEDGTIRTCTTMWPGRADRSPCGTGNSANLATLHARGKVKVGDTYKSRSIIGTEFEVGLSALTDVAGKPAVIPTITGRGFTFGLHQIALDPFDPLADGFAMTDVWGPQAGSIGDAKK; translated from the coding sequence ATGCGCTGGAAACGCACCCTTCAGCTTCTCGATGTTCATTGCGAAGGGGAGATCGGTCGCGTTGCCACCGGCGGCGTGCCGAAAATTCCGGGCGCCACCGTTGCCGAGCAGCTGCACTGGCTAAACACCGATCCGAAAGGCGAGGAGCTTCGCCGTTTCCTGACGCTCGAGCCGCGCGGCACGCCTATCGGTTCGGTCAACCTGCTTCTGCCGCCCAAGCACCCGGATGCCGATGCCGCCTTCGTCATTCTCCAGCCGGATCAGGCCCATGCCAGCTCCGGGTCCAACTCCATCTGCGCCACCACGGCCCTTCTCGAAAGCGGCATGGTGGAAATGAAGGAGCCGGAAACCATCGTGATGCTGGAAACTGCGGCGGGGCTGGTGAAGGCCACCGCCACCTGCCGGGACGGACGCTGCGAAAAGGTGAAGCTCACCATGGTCCCGTCCTTCGTGCATGAGCTGGATGTCGAGATCGACACGCCCGATTGGGGCCGTATCCGCATGGACATCTCCTATGGCGGTATTTTCTATGCGCTGGTGGATGTGAAGCAGATTGGGCTGACCATAGACAAGGCCAATGCCGCAAAGCTGGTGGCTGCCGGCATGGTGCTGAAGGATATCGTCAATCGTGATATTCCCGTGGTTCATCCGGAAATTCCCGCCATATCAGGCGTGGCCTATGTCATGTTCCGCGATACGGAAGAGGATGGCACCATCCGCACCTGCACCACCATGTGGCCGGGCAGGGCGGATCGCTCCCCCTGCGGCACGGGCAATTCCGCCAATCTCGCCACGCTGCACGCGCGCGGCAAGGTGAAGGTGGGTGATACCTACAAGTCCCGCTCCATCATCGGCACGGAATTCGAGGTCGGCCTTTCGGCTTTGACGGACGTTGCTGGCAAGCCAGCCGTCATCCCCACCATTACCGGGCGCGGCTTCACCTTCGGCCTGCACCAGATCGCGCTCGATCCTTTCGATCCGCTGGCGGATGGTTTTGCCATGACCGATGTCTGGGGTCCGCAGGCGGGCTCCATCGGGGATGCGAAAAAGTAG
- a CDS encoding glycosyltransferase family 2 protein, with protein MLNIVVPMAGHGSRFAKAGYTLPKPLLPIHDVPMMQLVIENLRPDIEHRFIFVCQAAHVRDHALDEKLKLWAPGCEIYLVNEVTQGAACTVLLAREAIDNDNPLMIANCDQYIDVDINDYLSNTGDLDGLIMTMQADDPKWSFVSFGEDGYIDNVVEKQVISNDATVGIYNFSRGSDFIKYADRMIERDFRVNGEFYVAPVYTFMIEDTLRIGAYSIGSVEDGMYGLGIPEDLTHFTSLPLSQDVTRSLRVGA; from the coding sequence ATGTTGAACATCGTCGTACCCATGGCAGGCCATGGCAGCCGCTTCGCGAAAGCGGGATACACGCTTCCTAAGCCGCTTTTACCTATCCACGATGTGCCGATGATGCAGCTGGTCATCGAGAACCTCCGGCCCGATATCGAGCACAGGTTCATATTCGTCTGTCAGGCGGCACATGTCAGAGATCACGCGCTGGATGAGAAGTTGAAGCTCTGGGCGCCGGGTTGCGAGATTTACCTCGTGAACGAGGTTACTCAAGGCGCTGCCTGCACCGTGCTTCTGGCGCGAGAAGCAATCGACAACGACAATCCGTTAATGATCGCCAATTGCGATCAATATATCGACGTCGATATCAATGATTACCTGTCGAATACGGGTGATCTCGACGGCCTCATCATGACGATGCAGGCAGATGATCCGAAGTGGAGCTTCGTCTCCTTCGGCGAAGACGGTTATATCGATAATGTGGTCGAGAAGCAGGTCATCTCAAACGACGCGACGGTCGGTATCTATAATTTCAGCCGCGGCTCCGATTTCATCAAATATGCGGATCGCATGATCGAGCGCGATTTTCGCGTCAATGGCGAGTTTTACGTGGCACCCGTCTACACTTTCATGATCGAGGATACCCTGAGGATCGGAGCCTATTCCATCGGTTCCGTGGAGGATGGCATGTACGGCCTCGGTATCCCTGAGGATCTGACCCATTTTACCAGCCTGCCCCTGTCGCAGGACGTCACCCGGTCACTGAGGGTCGGCGCGTGA
- a CDS encoding HAD family hydrolase, producing the protein MTAIKSIVFDMDGVLIDAREWHYEALNRALELFGYTIQRHEHLTTFDGLPTRKKLEILTALRGLPESLHGFVNEMKQLYTTEIIHTKCKPVFKQEYALAQLRKDGYRLAVASNSIRSTVGLMMNKAALEDYLEFQLSNEDVKQAKPNPEIYSRAIELMGVAPHECLIIEDNENGIKAAKASGAHVMVVHDVSDVNYPAVKETIRQIQG; encoded by the coding sequence ATGACGGCAATCAAGTCGATTGTTTTCGACATGGATGGTGTGCTGATCGATGCACGGGAATGGCATTACGAAGCGCTCAACCGCGCGCTTGAACTGTTCGGCTACACCATCCAGCGGCATGAACATCTGACCACTTTCGACGGCTTGCCGACGCGCAAGAAGCTGGAAATTCTGACGGCACTTCGCGGCTTGCCGGAATCGCTCCACGGTTTCGTCAACGAGATGAAGCAGCTCTATACGACTGAAATCATCCACACCAAGTGCAAGCCGGTCTTCAAGCAGGAATATGCATTGGCTCAGCTGAGAAAGGATGGTTACCGCCTTGCGGTGGCTTCAAACTCCATCCGCAGCACTGTCGGCCTCATGATGAACAAGGCGGCGCTCGAAGATTACCTTGAGTTCCAATTGAGCAACGAGGACGTGAAGCAGGCCAAGCCGAATCCGGAAATCTACAGCCGCGCAATCGAACTCATGGGCGTTGCGCCGCACGAGTGCCTGATCATTGAAGACAATGAAAACGGCATCAAGGCTGCAAAGGCGTCCGGCGCGCATGTAATGGTCGTCCACGATGTCTCAGACGTCAATTATCCGGCGGTCAAAGAGACCATCAGGCAAATTCAGGGATAA
- a CDS encoding glycosyltransferase family 2 protein, with amino-acid sequence MNILFLSAGEPKIDAAESYPTALVEINGVPLVQRQIEQCAPITDRQVILALQEKELRRYHLEKVVQLIDTDAKVVSVQGGTQGAACTALLASHLIDKDKPLLILNGDEFLNISFEQVLQYFASRKLDGGTVTFKSVHPRYSFVRLDEQGLVVEAVEKDPISDNATAGFYYFSKGSDFVRAAKNAIRKDARHNGMFYICPVFNELILDGKKVGTFPIDIKDFYPIKSNRQLNEFSAFASDHA; translated from the coding sequence ATGAACATTCTTTTCCTCTCCGCTGGCGAACCCAAGATCGACGCGGCAGAATCCTATCCGACCGCGCTGGTTGAAATCAACGGCGTTCCGCTGGTCCAGCGCCAGATCGAGCAATGTGCGCCGATTACCGATCGGCAGGTCATTCTGGCGCTTCAGGAAAAAGAGCTTCGTCGCTACCACCTTGAAAAGGTCGTGCAGCTCATCGATACGGATGCCAAGGTCGTTTCGGTTCAAGGTGGCACCCAAGGTGCAGCCTGCACCGCCCTGCTTGCTTCCCACCTCATCGACAAAGATAAGCCTTTGCTTATTCTCAATGGCGATGAGTTCCTGAACATCTCGTTCGAGCAGGTGCTTCAATATTTCGCCAGCCGTAAACTCGATGGCGGAACGGTTACCTTCAAATCCGTTCACCCTCGCTACTCCTTCGTGCGTCTGGATGAACAGGGGTTGGTGGTCGAAGCGGTCGAGAAAGACCCGATCAGCGATAACGCCACTGCCGGCTTTTATTACTTCAGCAAGGGCAGCGATTTCGTCCGCGCCGCCAAGAACGCCATCCGAAAGGATGCGCGACATAACGGCATGTTCTACATTTGCCCCGTCTTCAACGAACTCATTCTGGACGGCAAGAAAGTCGGCACTTTCCCTATCGACATCAAGGATTTCTATCCCATCAAGTCGAACCGCCAGCTGAACGAATTCTCCGCATTTGCGAGCGACCATGCCTGA